One stretch of Vigna unguiculata cultivar IT97K-499-35 unplaced genomic scaffold, ASM411807v1 contig_5, whole genome shotgun sequence DNA includes these proteins:
- the LOC114172217 gene encoding uncharacterized protein LOC114172217 — MSTIDMFHQKNAKKVITQGEKSKSRLQLLEASLREVGNSNKQPPNLGISGDVTSKRIQNVVHEGVNIVDKTKENQKSVKRVEVERDTSKGNEKKKRPLTEGYQSIVGNEFDVKKQPTRLCGSMMIGEFLYQKGEKVEQVVEEENDHQDDEFQNETEDEGHEEESFNEREENEIINEEESLNEREDNELTTDEATSKKRTRGPTQCLKIHARKIEDRPEVILDEDGEPIGPNDKVVSDLSYFLGTIARNSNFCPLIYTNFKALVKDHKDRIWKYVMEKFNISHYGEKAIFGRINDAWRRYKCYIKRHHFVRYSTMKERLKNRPVHIPEDHFKQLIVYWKNTTIQSISEKNTISRRKQKYMHRMGPINFARVRAELSAGKKDGEEVSRVEMFIKTRQGRPCRKGKAVDKETLDTISKLEGSMQNSSTENVEKTFESMFGKEKPGRVRCYGRTVTPSLFKRNQEIAAIKKGYDMKIDGMAKRIEGLETMMTLILKQQNPDLNEDDIEHMMSLAFGKENSAIAPRSSASTHVPCFDQVDQEPQENTAEQMEE; from the exons ATGAGTACAATTGACATGTTTCATCAGAAGAATGCAAAAAAGGTAATAACACAAGgagaaaaaagtaaatcaagGCTACAATTACTTGAAGCTAGCTTACGTGAAGTTGGCAATTCAAATAAACAGCCACCTAACTTGGGAATATCAGGAGATGTGACTTCTAAGAGGATTCAAAATGTCGTTCACGAAGGGGTGAATATAGTTGacaaaactaaagaaaatcAAAAATCTGTTAAGAGGGTAGAAGTGGAACGTGATACATCAAAGggaaatgagaaaaagaaaaggccaTTAACAGAAGGTTATCAATCCATTGTTGGGAATGAATTTGATGTTAAGAAACAACCAACCAGATTATGTGGATCAATGATGATTGGTGAATTTCTTTATCAAAAGGGAGAAAAAGTTGAACAAGTggttgaagaagaaaatgaccACCAAGATgatgaatttcaaaatgaaacaGAAGATGAAGGACATGAAGAAGAAAGTTTCAATGAAAGAGAAGAGAATGAGATAATTAATGAAGAAGAAAGTTTGAATGAAAGAGAAGACAACGAATTAACCACGGATGAAG cCACAAGCAAGAAAAGAACTCGGGGACCAACACAATGCTTAAAAATACATGCGAGAAAGATTGAAGACCGGCCTGAAGTTATCTTGGATGAAGATGGAGAGCCTATTGGTCCTAATGACAAAGTTGTGTCTGACTTGAGCTATTTTCTTGGGACCATAGCTAGGAATTCAAACTtttgtccattgatttatacaaacTTCAAAGCCTTGGTCAAAGATCACAAAGATCGCATATGGAAATATGTCATG GAAAAATTCAATATTTCTCACTATGGAGAGAAAGCAATATTTGGTCGCATAAATGATGCTTGGAGGCGGTACAAATGTTATATCAAGAGACATCATTTTGTAAGATATTCCACTATGAAAGAGCGACTGAAGAATCGTCCAGTGCACATTCCTGAAGACCATTTTAAGCAATTGATTGTTTATTGGAAAAATACTACGATCCAG AGCATTAGTGAAAAAAATACAATCAGTAGGAGAAAGCAAAAGTACATGCACCGAATGGGACCAATAAACTTTGCAAGAGTTCGAGCTGAATTG aGTGCTGGGAAAAAGGATGGAGAAGAAGTCAGTAGAGttgaaatgtttataaaaaCTCGCCAAGGTCGTCCTTGTAGGAAAGGAAAAGCAGTGGACAAAGAAACATTGGATACTAtt TCTAAGCTTGAAGGATCTATGCAAAACTCATCAACTGAAAATGTGGAAAAAACTTTTGAATCAATGTTTGGAAAAGAAAAGCCTGGTCGGGTTCGTTGTTATGGAAGGACTGTGACCCcatcattatttaaaagaaatcaaGAAATTGCTGCAATTAAAAAAGGATATGATATGAAAATAGATGGGATGGCAAAAAGGATTGAAGGTTTGGAAACAATGATGACACTCATACTTAAGCAACAAAACCCTGATTTGAATGAGGATGATATAGAACATATGATGTCATTAGCTTTTGGGAAAGAAAATAGTGCCATTGCTCCACGTTCATCTGCTTCCACTCATGTTCCTTGTTTTGACCAG gTTGATCAAGAACCTCAAGAAAATACCGCAGAGCAAATGGAAGAATGA
- the LOC114172225 gene encoding uncharacterized protein LOC114172225 produces the protein MMQKIHLNRFLKEIMGKEVTSENKMKLAAKDEGNDHHLDIPKVKSSKELLRRLQVKREKGSTVVATKAPLIVPNGQFNLSNFEVRSQNKNTLSSSVEPPIKPSQNMVTVEVMNGKRKGPFLSNKETVQTINESRAKIRAISRSLIAIQAKKNAKNKVNTLGEKSKSNPELIKASLQEVGNSNAKQQPPKKGKSGDVSSKRTQNFMGNG, from the exons ATGATGCAGAAAATACATTTGAACAGATTCCTCAAGGAG ATAATGGGAAAGGAAGTAACCTccgaaaataaaatgaaattggcTGCAAAGGATGAAGGGAATGATCATCATTTGGATATACCTAAAGTTAAATCAAGCAAAGAATTGCTTAGGAGGCTCCAAGTCAAACGTGAAAAAGGAAGCACTGTTGTGGCAACTAAGGCACCTTTGATTGTCCCTAATGGACAATTTAATTTGTCCAATTTTGAAGTTAGAAGCCAGAATAAGAACACTCTTAGTTCTAGTGTGGAACCACCTATAAAACCTAGTCAAAATATGGTGACAGTGGAAGTTATGAACGGTAAAAGGAAAGGACCATTTCTGAGCAATAAGGAAACAGTACAAACCATTAATGAGTCAAGAGCAAAGATAAGGGCCATTTCAAGATCTTTGATTGCAATTCAAGCTAAGAAGAATGCAAAAAACAAGGTAAACACACTAGGTGAAAAAAGTAAGTCAAATCCTGAATTGATTAAAGCTAGCTTACAAGAAGTTGGGAATTCAAATGCTAAACAGCAGCCCCCTAAAAAGGGAAAATCGGGAGATGTGAGTTCTAAGAGGACTCAAAATTTCATGGGGAATGGATGA
- the LOC114172226 gene encoding uncharacterized protein LOC114172226, translating to MDKEWTKFPRISNEYIKGVESFLDFAYTRGRPQGREILCPCAKCKNCIWARRHVINEHLIITGFLEGYDLWVHHGEEIPSPTSKDEDMIDNEDSHDDINALLYDTFRNVVEEKEGKEGPHDEAKKFYQLINDANQELYLGCESFSTLSFIIRLYLLKCLHGWSNSSFTDLLQLLKEAMPNLNIPESFNKTKSMITDLGLDYKKIHACPKDCMLFWKDNENLDVCSICKSSRWKEFPEANSEVEGPKYQHKVPAKVLRHFPLIPRLQRLFMCSKTAELMRWHEEERVKDGK from the coding sequence ATGGATAAGGAGTGGACGAAATTTCCAAGGATTAGTAATGAGTATATAAAGGGTGTTGAATCATTTCTTGATTTTGCTTACACAAGAGGAAGACCTCAAGGACGTGAGATTTTATGCCCATGTGCTAAATGTAAAAATTGTATTTGGGCTAGACGACATGTGATCAACGAACATCTAATTATCACAGGATTTCTTGAAGGGTATGATCTTTGGGTCCATCATGGAGAAGAAATACCTTCGCCCACTAGTAAAGATGAAGACATGATAGATAATGAAGATTCACATGATGATATTAATGCCTTATTGTATGATACATTTAGAAATGtggtagaagaaaaagaaggcaAAGAGGGTCCTCACGATGAAGCTAAAAAGTTCTACCAATTGATTAATGATGCAAATCAAGAACTCTACCTTGGATGTGAAAGCTTCTCCACTTTATCTTTTATCATTCggctatatttattaaagtgtCTTCATGGTTGGAGCAATTCTTCATTCACTGACCTCTTACAACTACTAAAAGAGGCCATGCCTAACTTGAATATTCCTGAATCTTTCAACAAAACGAAGAGCATGATTACTGATTTAGGTCTTGATTATAAAAAGATTCATGCATGTCCAAAAGATTGCATGTTATTTTGGAAAGACAATGAGAATTTAGATGTTTGTAGTATCTGTAAATCTTCACGATGGAAAGAATTTCCTGAAGCCAATTCTGAGGTTGAGGGCCCAAAATATCAGCATAAAGTTCCTGCCAAAGTATTGCGGCACTTTCCATTGATTCCTAGACTTCAAAGACTGTTTATGTGTTCGAAGACTGCTGAGTTAATGAGGTGGCATGAAGAAGAACGAGTAAAGGATGGAAAATGA